The Coffea arabica cultivar ET-39 chromosome 4e, Coffea Arabica ET-39 HiFi, whole genome shotgun sequence genome includes a window with the following:
- the LOC113741643 gene encoding protein FLX-like 3, with protein sequence MAGRNRMPREAFDNRRGYPPEGPVLHGPLPRPIPPHPALLEEELEMQHADIRRLLDENRRLVEDRVALQQDLGAANEELRRMNLILADIRAEQEVQSRELIERGLKLEADLRATEPLKIEAGQLRAEVQRLNTIRQDMSGQVQALTKDLTRLQADNQQIPRLRAELDGLHQELMRSRAAIDYEKKVNIELVEQRQAMEKNLVSMAREVEKLRAELANSDGRGWSAGGPYGMKFSSPEGGFPGPYGDGYGAHMGAANKGPFYGSSSASWAGVEKPRINRR encoded by the exons ATGGCTGGAAGAAACCGGATGCCTCGCGAAGCATTTGATAACCGACGTGGATATCCTCCAGAAGGACCTGTTCTACATGGTCCTTTACCACGGCCTATACCTCCTCATCCTGCTTTACTGGAGGAGGAGCTTGAAATGCAGCATGCCGATATTCGCAGGCTTTTAGATGAAAATCGAAGACTGGTTGAAGATAGAGTTGCTTTGCAGCAGGATCTGGGTGCTGCAAACGAAGAACTTCGTCGTATGAATCTTATCTTAGCTGATATTCGTGCTGAACAGGAAGTCCAGTCGAGGGAACTTATCGAAAGGGGATTGAAGTTGGAAGCTGATCTTCGTGCTACTGAGCCTCTGAAAATCGAGGCTGGACAACTTCGTGCTGAAGTTCAGAGGCTGAACACCATCAGGCAGGATATGTCTGGGCAAGTGCAGGCCCTTACAAAAGACCTTACAAGATTGCAAGCTGATAACCAGCAGATTCCTCGTTTAAGGGCTGAGCTTGACGGACTACATCAGGAACTTATGCGCTCTAG AGCTGCTATTGACTatgaaaagaaagtaaatattGAGCTGGTGGAGCAGAGACAAGCAATGGAGAAGAATTTGGTCAGTATGGCTCGAGAAGTTGAAAAGCTGCGTGCAGAGCTTGCCAATTCTGATGGCCGAGGATGGTCTGCAG GTGGACCATATGGGATGAAATTCAGCAGCCCTGAGGGTGGTTTTCCTGGACCTTACGGTGACGGATATGGAGCTCATATG GGTGCTGCCAACAAGGGTCCATTCTATGGCTCAAGTTCGGCTTCATGGGCAGGAGTAGAGAAGCCACGTATCAATCGCCGTTGA
- the LOC113741642 gene encoding 3-epi-6-deoxocathasterone 23-monooxygenase CYP90D1 → MDNCTGNLLATAILLSAIIFYRKLICCKLLSSYTTPRLPLGTLGWPFLGETLDFISCAYSDRPETFMDKRRLIYGKVFKSHIFGNPTIVSTDADVSRSILQSDAKTFVPSYPRSLTELMGKSSVLLISGNLQRRIHGLIGAFCKSSHLKAQITCDMQKYVQESMKSWSEDHPVYIQDQAKNIAFQVLVKALISLDPGQDMEFLKKQFQEFIAGLMSLPINVPGSRLYRSLQARKKMVNLIHRIIQDKRSSLDSSFPKDIAEIWLSDASQQLTDDVISDNIIDLMIPGEDSVPVLMTLAIKYLSDCPTALQQLTEENLRLKRIKENLEEPLCWRDYLSLPFTQNVITETLRMGNIIIGVMRKATKDVEIKGHFIPKGWCVFTYFRSIHLDEDAYDSPCQFNPWRWQERDTSGSSFTPFGGGQRLCPGLDLARLEASIFLHHFVTQFRWAAEEDCIINFPTVRMKKRMPVWVKRRRDNSCSKPKH, encoded by the exons ATGGACAATTGTACGGGCAATTTGTTGGCCACAGCAATCCTCCTGTCCGCCATTATTTTCTACAGGAAACTCATATGTTGCAAACTCCTGTCAAGCTACACCACTCCTCGACTCCCTTTAGGCACTCTTGGATGGCCTTTTCTCGGAGAAACCCTCGACTTCATCTCTTGCGCTTACTCTGACCGCCCTGAGACCTTCATGGACAAGCGTCGTCTCAT ATATGGGAAGGTGTTCAAGTCGCATATATTTGGAAATCCTACGATTGTTTCCACGGATGCAGATGTTAGCAGGAGTATTCTGCAAAGCGATGCGAAAACTTTTGTACCCTCTTATCCAAGATCTCTGACTGAGCTGATGGGGAAGTCCTCTGTGTTACTCATCAGTGGAAACTTGCAGAGGAGAATACATGGGCTGATTGGAGCTTTCTGCAAGTCGTCGCATCTGAAAGCGCAGATTACCTGTGACATGCAGAAATATGTTCAAGAATCTATGAAGAGCTGGAGTGAAGATCATCCCGTGTACATTCAAGACCAAGCCAAAAAT ATTGCCTTCCAAGTTTTAGTCAAGGCGTTGATTAGTTTGGATCCAGGTCAAGACATGGAGTTTCTCAAAAAACAATTTCAAGAATTCATAGCGGGCCTCATGTCTTTGCCGATAAATGTGCCCGGAAGTAGACTTTACCGATCGCTACAG GCAAGAAAGAAGATGGTCAACTTAATACACAGAATAATCCAGGATAAAAGAAGCAGCCTCGACAGTTCATTCCCAAAGGACATAGCGGAAATTTGGCTGAGTGATGCAAGCCAACAGCTAACGGACGATGTAATATCAGACAATATCATAGACTTGATGATACCAGGAGAGGATTCAGTGCCAGTACTCATGACTTTGGCTATAAAATACCTTTCAGATTGCCCCACTGCCCTCCAACAATTGACG GAGGAAAACCTGAGACTCAAAAGAATCAAAGAAAATCTTGAAGAACCATTGTGTTGGAGAGATTATTTATCTCTACCATTTACACAAAAT GTGATCACAGAAACACTGCGAATGGGAAACATAATCATAGGAGTAATGAGGAAAGCCACCAAGGACGTTGAGATTAAAGGACATTTCATACCAAAAGGCTGGTGTGTATTTACGTATTTTAGATCCATACATCTGGATGAAGATGCATATGATTCTCCCTGTCAGTTCAACCCCTGGCGGTGGCAA GAGCGGGACACGAGCGGCAGCAGCTTCACTCCCTTTGGGGGTGGACAAAGGCTGTGCCCGGGCCTTGACCTGGCCAGGCTTGAAGCTTCTATCTTCCTTCACCATTTTGTTACCCAATTTAG GTGGGCGGCGGAGGAAGATTGCATTATCAATTTCCCTACGGTGAGAATGAAGAAGAGGATGCCGGTGTGGGTCAAAAGGAGGAGAGACAACTCTTGTTCAAAACCAAAACACTAG